One region of Polynucleobacter sp. SHI8 genomic DNA includes:
- a CDS encoding SDR family oxidoreductase, which translates to MTMQAPNFRVDGQRALVTGGSRGIGYCAALALAQAGAQVTMVARSLDTLESSQKELLSAGFTSEIVQLDVTDPAAVDDALGALEPFQILVNNAGMNRPKHLVDVKNEDIDAVFDLNIKAAFYVTRQVTQQLLAAKLPGSIINISSQMGVVGSPRRTLYCASKHALEGMTKALAWELGEANIRVNTICPTFIETAMTAPMFADETFRKWVIEKIALGRLGQLEEIMGAIVFLASPASSLMTGSALMLDGGWSAA; encoded by the coding sequence ATGACGATGCAAGCGCCTAACTTTAGAGTAGATGGTCAGCGTGCACTAGTAACAGGGGGCAGTCGTGGCATCGGTTATTGTGCCGCACTTGCCTTAGCACAAGCTGGTGCACAAGTAACGATGGTTGCAAGATCTCTTGACACACTTGAGTCCTCGCAAAAGGAATTACTATCCGCTGGTTTTACCAGCGAGATTGTGCAACTTGATGTCACGGATCCTGCCGCGGTTGATGATGCACTTGGCGCTCTTGAACCCTTTCAGATTTTGGTCAACAATGCTGGCATGAATCGCCCAAAGCATCTTGTTGATGTTAAAAATGAGGATATCGACGCTGTTTTTGATCTCAATATCAAGGCTGCTTTTTACGTCACCCGTCAAGTAACACAGCAACTTTTAGCGGCAAAACTTCCCGGTTCGATTATTAACATCTCTTCTCAAATGGGTGTGGTAGGTAGTCCAAGACGCACTCTGTATTGCGCAAGTAAACATGCTTTGGAGGGTATGACAAAAGCTTTAGCCTGGGAGCTTGGGGAGGCAAATATTCGTGTAAATACGATTTGTCCAACCTTTATTGAAACTGCTATGACCGCCCCAATGTTTGCTGATGAAACGTTTAGAAAATGGGTTATTGAAAAGATTGCTCTTGGACGACTTGGTCAACTCGAAGAAATCATGGGCGCAATTGTTTTCTTGGCAAGCCCGGCTTCTAGCCTCATGACGGGAAGTGCATTGATGCTGGATGGCGGCTGGTCAGCTGCATAA
- the hisD gene encoding histidinol dehydrogenase, whose translation MIKYLKRGKDVQIRLDEDVKVRQTVEGIIKDVEVRGDEAVREYSKKFDNWDPSDFRLSQAEIEKARKSLSPREIEDITFAQKQVRNFAQIQRDSMKDVEVETYPGVILGHKHIPVNAVGCYIPGGKYPLLASAHMSVLTAKVAGVKRVISTAPPFQGVPHPAIVTAMSMAGADEIYVLGGVQAVVAMGVGTQSIAPVDMLVGPGNMFVAEAKRQLYGRVGIDLFAGPTETLVIADESVDGELCAVDLLGQAEHGPTSPAILLTNSEKLARDTIAEVDRQLAIIPTGAIAKQSWADYGEVIVCDTYEEMLQKADELAFEHVQVMTKDPDYFLNNMTNFGALFLGPRTNVSFGDKVIGTNHTLPTNRNARYTGGLWVGKFLKTCTYQRVLTDEASTTMGEYCSRLCHMENFAGHGEQANIRVRRYGNRPDLAWYEPVAAK comes from the coding sequence ATGATCAAATATCTCAAACGTGGTAAGGATGTGCAAATTCGTTTAGACGAGGACGTTAAAGTCCGCCAAACTGTTGAAGGCATCATTAAAGATGTTGAAGTAAGGGGTGACGAAGCAGTCAGGGAATATAGTAAAAAATTCGATAATTGGGACCCTTCTGATTTCAGATTAAGTCAGGCCGAAATTGAAAAAGCGCGTAAATCACTTTCCCCTCGTGAAATCGAAGATATTACCTTCGCCCAAAAACAAGTGCGTAACTTTGCACAAATTCAACGGGACTCGATGAAAGATGTCGAAGTTGAAACTTACCCAGGCGTCATTCTTGGTCACAAACATATCCCAGTCAATGCGGTTGGATGTTATATCCCTGGTGGTAAATATCCTCTTCTAGCCTCTGCGCACATGAGTGTTCTGACTGCTAAAGTTGCTGGGGTTAAACGTGTTATTTCTACTGCACCTCCGTTTCAAGGTGTACCTCACCCAGCGATTGTTACCGCCATGTCGATGGCTGGTGCTGATGAAATCTATGTTTTAGGTGGTGTTCAAGCGGTTGTTGCAATGGGAGTTGGTACACAAAGTATCGCTCCTGTCGATATGCTCGTTGGCCCTGGAAATATGTTTGTTGCAGAAGCAAAGCGCCAACTCTATGGTCGCGTAGGTATCGATTTATTTGCAGGCCCAACAGAAACTTTAGTGATTGCTGATGAGTCTGTTGACGGCGAATTATGCGCTGTCGATCTTTTGGGGCAAGCAGAGCATGGACCAACATCTCCAGCGATTCTTCTCACTAATAGTGAAAAACTTGCAAGAGACACGATTGCTGAAGTTGATCGCCAATTAGCTATCATTCCAACAGGAGCAATTGCTAAACAAAGCTGGGCTGACTATGGTGAAGTGATTGTTTGTGATACGTATGAAGAAATGCTACAAAAGGCTGATGAGTTAGCCTTTGAGCACGTTCAAGTCATGACGAAGGATCCTGATTACTTCCTTAACAATATGACGAATTTTGGTGCCTTATTCCTAGGCCCAAGAACGAACGTTAGCTTTGGTGATAAGGTGATTGGCACGAACCACACTTTACCTACCAATCGTAATGCTCGTTATACAGGTGGACTTTGGGTTGGAAAATTCCTCAAAACCTGTACCTATCAAAGAGTTCTTACCGATGAGGCAAGTACAACAATGGGTGAGTACTGCTCACGTCTTTGCCATATGGAAAACTTTGCTGGTCATGGTGAGCAGGCGAATATTCGTGTTCGTCGCTACGGCAACCGTCCGGACCTCGCTTGGTATGAACCAGTTGCAGCAAAATAA